The Granulicella arctica region AGACTTGGTTCGATGCATACGAGAAGAACAAACCGGTGTCTTTAGCTTCTCTCATCGATACCCCGACTCGCGTCAAGCAAAGCCTGGGAGGTCGAGGAAAGCTCGACATAATCTACTCTCACCTCGGATTGATCAATGTCGATTTGGATCTGGCAACAAAACTTGGCGGAGCTTCGCTAAGCGAAGCGAAGCGGCGATTCCTGCATGTACATCGTCGTCTGGCCGATGGAATAGCCTCTGGCGTAGACCCTCTCGCCTACGATCTGATCCTGATCGACTGTCCGCCCAACTTCAATATTGTCACCAAGACCGCCCTTATCGCCAGCGACTATCTGCTAGTCCCGGCGCGCCCCGATCATCTTTCCACATTAGGTATTGATTATCTAATCAGAAGCGTTGATCAACTCGTTAAGGATTACAACGAGTACGCAGCCGTTCAAGATGACGATCCTGTTGAACAGATTGAG contains the following coding sequences:
- a CDS encoding ParA family protein encodes the protein TWFDAYEKNKPVSLASLIDTPTRVKQSLGGRGKLDIIYSHLGLINVDLDLATKLGGASLSEAKRRFLHVHRRLADGIASGVDPLAYDLILIDCPPNFNIVTKTALIASDYLLVPARPDHLSTLGIDYLIRSVDQLVKDYNEYAAVQDDDPVEQIEPRMLGVVFTMIQEYGNEPMSAHRQYIARMLKLPGAKVFDSYVKRNDTIFAGAPQMGVPVVLHAYNSGSHQSVVTSIENVADEFAVSAGI